In a single window of the Rhinolophus ferrumequinum isolate MPI-CBG mRhiFer1 chromosome 21, mRhiFer1_v1.p, whole genome shotgun sequence genome:
- the ASGR2 gene encoding asialoglycoprotein receptor 2 isoform X2, giving the protein MAKDFQDIQQLDSEENDHQLSQRMPPPQPLLLQRLCSKFWLSLLILGFNVLLLVAICVIGSQRAQLQMEFRTLKEDFSNFSASTMMEIWTLSSHGGSTGDKVTSMEAKLEKQQQDLKADHATLLFHLKHFPVDLRILACQLAFLRSNGTECCPINWLEHKGSCYWFSQSGLTWPEAEKYCQLENAHLVVINSREEQKFIGQHMGPFRIWIGLTENDGSWKWVDGTDYRYSYKNWAATQPDNWQGHEEGGSEDCVEVQVDGRWNDNFCQQVQRWACEMKRNITS; this is encoded by the exons GGatgcctcctccccagccccttctgCTGCAGCGTCTCTGCTCCAAGTTCTGGCTCAGCCTGCTCATCCTGGGCTTCAACGTCCTGCTGCTGGTGGCCATCTGTGTGATTGGGTCCCAAA GAGCACAGCTGCAAATGGAGTTTCGGACCCTAAAAGAAGATTTCAGCAATTTCTCCGCCAGCACCATGATGGAGATCTGGACTCTTAGCTCCCATG GAGGCAGCACAGGTGACAAGGTGACATCTATGGAAGCCAAGCTGGAGAAACAGCAGCAGGACCTGAAAGCAG ATCATGCCACCTTGCTCTTTCATCTGAAGCACTTCCCAGTTGATCTGCGCATCCTGGCTTGTCAGTTGGCGTTCCTGCGGAGCAACG GCACAGAATGCTGCCCCATTAACTGGCTGGAGCACAAAGGGAGCTGCTACTGGTTCTCTCAGTCTGGATTGACCTGGCCCGAGGCTGAGAAGTACTGCCAGCTGGAGAACGCGCACCTGGTGGTCATCAACTCCAGAGAGGAGCAG AAATTCATTGGACAACACATGGGCCCCTTTCGTATCTGGATAGGTCTCACTGAAAACGATGGTTCCTGGAAATGGGTGGATGGCACAGACTATAGGTATAGCTACAA GAACTGGGCTGCCACTCAACCAGATAACTGGCAGGGCCACgaggagggaggaagtgaagaCTGTGTTGAAGTCCAGGTGGATGGCCGCTGGAATGACAATTTCTGCCAGCAGGTGCAACGCTGGGCATGTGAGATGAAACGGAACATTACCAGCTAG
- the ASGR2 gene encoding asialoglycoprotein receptor 2 isoform X3, which produces MPPPQPLLLQRLCSKFWLSLLILGFNVLLLVAICVIGSQRAQLQMEFRTLKEDFSNFSASTMMEIWTLSSHGGSTGDKVTSMEAKLEKQQQDLKADHATLLFHLKHFPVDLRILACQLAFLRSNGTECCPINWLEHKGSCYWFSQSGLTWPEAEKYCQLENAHLVVINSREEQKFIGQHMGPFRIWIGLTENDGSWKWVDGTDYRYSYKNWAATQPDNWQGHEEGGSEDCVEVQVDGRWNDNFCQQVQRWACEMKRNITS; this is translated from the exons atgcctcctccccagccccttctgCTGCAGCGTCTCTGCTCCAAGTTCTGGCTCAGCCTGCTCATCCTGGGCTTCAACGTCCTGCTGCTGGTGGCCATCTGTGTGATTGGGTCCCAAA GAGCACAGCTGCAAATGGAGTTTCGGACCCTAAAAGAAGATTTCAGCAATTTCTCCGCCAGCACCATGATGGAGATCTGGACTCTTAGCTCCCATG GAGGCAGCACAGGTGACAAGGTGACATCTATGGAAGCCAAGCTGGAGAAACAGCAGCAGGACCTGAAAGCAG ATCATGCCACCTTGCTCTTTCATCTGAAGCACTTCCCAGTTGATCTGCGCATCCTGGCTTGTCAGTTGGCGTTCCTGCGGAGCAACG GCACAGAATGCTGCCCCATTAACTGGCTGGAGCACAAAGGGAGCTGCTACTGGTTCTCTCAGTCTGGATTGACCTGGCCCGAGGCTGAGAAGTACTGCCAGCTGGAGAACGCGCACCTGGTGGTCATCAACTCCAGAGAGGAGCAG AAATTCATTGGACAACACATGGGCCCCTTTCGTATCTGGATAGGTCTCACTGAAAACGATGGTTCCTGGAAATGGGTGGATGGCACAGACTATAGGTATAGCTACAA GAACTGGGCTGCCACTCAACCAGATAACTGGCAGGGCCACgaggagggaggaagtgaagaCTGTGTTGAAGTCCAGGTGGATGGCCGCTGGAATGACAATTTCTGCCAGCAGGTGCAACGCTGGGCATGTGAGATGAAACGGAACATTACCAGCTAG
- the ASGR2 gene encoding asialoglycoprotein receptor 2 isoform X4, producing the protein MAKDFQDIQQLDSEENDHQLSQRAQLQMEFRTLKEDFSNFSASTMMEIWTLSSHGGSTGDKVTSMEAKLEKQQQDLKADHATLLFHLKHFPVDLRILACQLAFLRSNGTECCPINWLEHKGSCYWFSQSGLTWPEAEKYCQLENAHLVVINSREEQKFIGQHMGPFRIWIGLTENDGSWKWVDGTDYRYSYKNWAATQPDNWQGHEEGGSEDCVEVQVDGRWNDNFCQQVQRWACEMKRNITS; encoded by the exons GAGCACAGCTGCAAATGGAGTTTCGGACCCTAAAAGAAGATTTCAGCAATTTCTCCGCCAGCACCATGATGGAGATCTGGACTCTTAGCTCCCATG GAGGCAGCACAGGTGACAAGGTGACATCTATGGAAGCCAAGCTGGAGAAACAGCAGCAGGACCTGAAAGCAG ATCATGCCACCTTGCTCTTTCATCTGAAGCACTTCCCAGTTGATCTGCGCATCCTGGCTTGTCAGTTGGCGTTCCTGCGGAGCAACG GCACAGAATGCTGCCCCATTAACTGGCTGGAGCACAAAGGGAGCTGCTACTGGTTCTCTCAGTCTGGATTGACCTGGCCCGAGGCTGAGAAGTACTGCCAGCTGGAGAACGCGCACCTGGTGGTCATCAACTCCAGAGAGGAGCAG AAATTCATTGGACAACACATGGGCCCCTTTCGTATCTGGATAGGTCTCACTGAAAACGATGGTTCCTGGAAATGGGTGGATGGCACAGACTATAGGTATAGCTACAA GAACTGGGCTGCCACTCAACCAGATAACTGGCAGGGCCACgaggagggaggaagtgaagaCTGTGTTGAAGTCCAGGTGGATGGCCGCTGGAATGACAATTTCTGCCAGCAGGTGCAACGCTGGGCATGTGAGATGAAACGGAACATTACCAGCTAG
- the LOC117013885 gene encoding LOW QUALITY PROTEIN: uncharacterized protein NKAPD1-like (The sequence of the model RefSeq protein was modified relative to this genomic sequence to represent the inferred CDS: deleted 1 base in 1 codon), with protein MSRVPLGKVLLRNVIQHTDAHNKIQEESDIWKIRELEKQMENAYWGTKRKMLPSSSSQMRSDGFDEETQRDFWRPKNEISGALEDNFLKAKSWNKKLYDYEADMPDRWGHSGYKELYPEEFETDSSDQQDITNGKKTSPQVKSSTHESHKHKKSKKSHTKKQKKKSHKKQKKSKREAIDIMADSSSEFSEETGASSTRKQPNKHKKKSRKKSLKKSALVLEAESDTSQSGDSSSSSSEESEERDKKKTKRKKRDKKVPIPVANNEIQERTNKCTNWKVATDERSAESSEDD; from the exons ATGTCCCGAGTTCCACTGGGGAAAGTCCTCCTGAGGAATGTCATCCAGCACACAGATGCTCATAATAAGATTCAGGAAGAATCAGATATATGGAAAATAAGAGAATTGgagaaacagatggaaaatgCTTACTGGGGaaccaaaaggaaaatgttacCCAGTAGTTCAAGCCAGATGCGTAGTGACGGTTTTGATGAAGAAACTCAGAGAGACTTTTGGAGGCCAAAGAATGAAATTTCTGGAGCACTGGAAGATAATTTTCTTAAAGCTAAATCTTGGAACAAGAAGTTATATGATTATGAAGCTGACATGCCAGACAGATGGGGTCACAGTGGTTATAAAGAGTTATATCCTGAAGAATTTGAAACAGACAGTAGTGATCAGCAAGATATTactaatgggaaaaaaacatCTCCCCAGGTAAAATCATCTACCCATGAATCTCACAAGCACAAGAAGTCAAAGAAATCCCacacaaaaaagcagaaaaagaagtcacac aaaaaacagaagaaaagtaaaagggaAGCCATAGATATAATGGCAGATTCCTCAAGTGAGTTCTCAGAAGAAACTGGAGCTTCTAGTACTAGGAAACAACCaaataagcataagaaaaaatCCAGGAAAAAGTCTCTCAAAAAATCTGCTTTAGTCTTAGAGGCAGAAAGTGACACTTCTCAGTCAGGAGATTCTTCATCTAGCAGTTCTGAGGAAAGTGAGGAAAGAGac aaaaagaaaaccaaaaggaaaaagagagataaaaaagtCCCTATTCCTGTAGCAAACAATGAGATACAGGAGAGGACAAACAAATGCACAAATTGGAAAGTGGCTACAGATGAAAGGTCTGCTGAGAGCTCAGAGGATGATTAA
- the LOC117013524 gene encoding C-type lectin domain family 10 member A-like: MSVKYENFQSVESDKKSWWLRNGLSCPQPFLQNLCSGARPLLFCLGLSLLLLIGICVIGSQNSKFQRELVTLRTNFSNVTSNTVAELQALHSQDGSLQETITSLKSEVGNHEQELQAARSLKDKVVSLESKLEKEQEELKKDYSEMVLRVQQLAKDLISLNCHMAALKSNDTQNTCCPLNWVEHEGSCYWFSRTGKPWKEAEKYCQLENGHLVVINSREEQKFVEQHTSSMNTWVGLSDLTGSWKWVDGTNYETGFKNWSPQQPDDWYGHGLGGGEDCAHFTDDGRWNDNVCQRPYRWVCETELNRAS, encoded by the exons ATGTCAGTGAAGTATGAAAACTTCCAGTCGGTGGAGAGTGACAAGAAGAGCTGGTGGCTTAGAAATG GGCTGtcctgcccccagcccttccTGCAGAATCTCTGCTCTGGAGCCCGCCCACTCCTGTTctgcctgggcctcagcctcctcctgcTGATCGGCATCTGCGTGATCGGATCCCAAA ATTCCAAGTTTCAGAGGGAGCTGGTGACTCTGAGAACAAACTTCAGTAATGTCACTTCGAACACCGTGGCTGAGCTCCAGGCCCTGCACTCCCAGG ATGGCAGTTTGCAAGAAACCATAACATCTCTGAAAAGCGAGGTGGGAAACCATGAGCAGGAACTGCAAGCAG CCCGCAGCTTGAAGGACAAGGTGGTTTCTCTGGAGAGTAAACTGGAGAAAGAGCAGGAGGAGCTCAAAAAAG ATTATTCCGAAATGGTCCTGCGAGTCCAGCAGCTGGCCAAAGACCTGATCTCCCTGAATTGCCACATGGCTGCTCTCAAGAGCAATG ACACTCAAAATACCTGCTGTCCCCTTAACTGGGTGGAGCATGAAGGCAGCTGCTACTGGTTCTCTCGTACGGGGAAGCCCTGGAAGGAGGCTGAGAAGTACTGCCAGCTGGAGAATGGGCATCTGGTTGTCATTAACTCGAGGGAGGAACAG AAATTTGTTGAGCAACACACATCCTCTATGAACACCTGGGTGGGTCTCTCTGACCTAACAGGGTCCTGGAAATGGGTGGATGGAACCAACTATGAGACAGGCTTCAA GAACTGGAGTCCACAACAGCCAGATGACTGGTATGGGCACGGGCTTGGGGGAGGCGAGGActgtgcccatttcacagatgatggcCGCTGGAATGATAACGTCTGCCAGAGGCCCTACCGCTGGGTCTGTGAGACAGAGCTGAACAGGGCCAGCTAG